The following is a genomic window from Aphis gossypii isolate Hap1 chromosome X, ASM2018417v2, whole genome shotgun sequence.
gaaattcataaaatatacttctttatttatattcattatattcatttataatagttacaaataataaatattattttaataataagccTAATAGAATTCTTTACctccaaaaataaaagaaatgttacatttacattttctaaaaataatttttaggtacCTGCAAGTATTCTTTACCTACTCAAAGTTACATAAAGatcatttagttaaaaattatctattaaatagtcttgaacaataaaaaaaatctatgtaaTTCGCTGATCAACAATGTTCGAtactacctacatataatttaaaacgtatcgctatgaaaaaaaaataagtaatatatttcaattctataatttatttaacggGACCAGTCAATTAAGTTACAATagctaatgaataataatattaaaaacatgcaTGTTAACCAATTGATGTTTTTCATCTCGATTTCgattacctaattaatttaacggAATTAATATCAAACGCTTTAATTTGACCAATTCagaagttcaaatttaattctaaatatgATGTTGGTTAACAAAAGGTACACAATGTACGCACttattagaatcattattgtaCCCACCTATCCAGTTTTATTGCTCTCGTCTATagcataatttaacaataaggATTGATGGTGTAGGTACccgtataaattatagaataggGGGAAGTGAAAGGATatcacatttaatataaaatattaatttaatgaaaacacaTTTATACTGTGCCACCaccaaataaacaataatttccaAGGCTGCTgagcaatttaataaattacattaattcaaTCTagttgagttaaaaaaaaataaaataatttaaagttaataattcatagttattgattataaatgctTGTGTACAatcaatatgatatatttaaaattatgaaaacggtattaggtatacgtattaaatttattatttttttgttttataattatttacaactcTATCCCTTTATCAACGGAGTCAAAATTCGAATGtatcaatattgatttatcaatatattttatattttacgcaatttttcatacaactaatatttatagtgatcAAATTATCTAAGCAATactgttgtattttatactactatgGTACCTACTGCTACCTATCTACCTACTTCATAACCTGGTTTTCATAATACGagacttgaaaaatatttgtttacaagAGTCAACAACAGCTCGTAACCGCATACCTATTGGTGAACTATAAATGTTTTCAGttctttgataatattataaaatatagttttctttccgtaattaaattagatatttgtttttgaaggTTAATATCTGTTTTCAACATATCACAATTTAGAATAAATGCTGAGGATacgattaaaatgtaatttctatttatacttatctaatattaaatagaactCAATAACCTTAATTTATTCTTCTTTTGAAGACATTAAATACCTGTATAAGAATAGTTCATTCTAGTAAGTATTTACTCTTctctttttcaaataaaaaaaaaaaattaaatcataatttcccacaattttgaaatacgaaatataatctaataaatatctgTGAATATAgtctctatattttatatagaaacaAGTAAATAACTTTCTTAATGTGATAGGTCAGCGTTTGGCAAAATCAGCGCACTGAATCGTGATATCTTTATAGGGGCAAACGTAAATTGCGCCCAACGAAgggaaaaaattgtaaattgcgcccgatagaaatattatttttattataatcatttagcATTACCCAGAGGACATCACGAAGAGGCGACTATCGCTATCctccaaatattatttttaatattatgggattaataagttgttttaaatatttttaggttaatttttacagtacctacataataataaaaaaaatataatactaaaatatcaagtaaattatataatatagagttaatagtataataaaattataagtcataTATCAGCATAGTAATgagacataatttttttataatattcaactctcgtaatagtattttcattgtattgttgaataattttttccattgtttgaaattttttttgatttggtgttttgacatttatactattaatttttatgtagatTTCGGACTGTAactctaatattttatccataaaattataaatatgaggATGAGGAGTATAAaagcttttattaaaatgactgGAAAGATTCACAGACTTTAGTAGTCCGTGTTAATGTTACGGAAGCTGATGCAGTGATGCCCAAATATTCGGAGGAAAGTCAGCAAATAAAAtcgctaatattataataattaacggtTAAGTCGCACTTAGATTAGATATGATGGGCGCattttactatactattttCACTACCTGCTCACTATGGGTGAAATTTAAAGTAGCCCCTTTATAGGGATACAGCACTACTgcagaattataattttttctggtttttatttattctttaattttttctaatgatAAGTCATGCTATAACTCGAGGAGAGGTTCTTTGAGAAAACCTTAATTCAAAAAGGGCCCAATGACccaaaaaagttttgaaactgCTGTGTAGGTGCGATAGCGTAATTGATATTTACAAGTACTTTGTAATCAATGGTCTACTATATGAATAACACAAAAACACCGATTTAAGATGTACAATAGAATCCGCTTAATTGGGTTACATTGGATGGTGGACctatttgtacctattatcGGATTGTTCCATTAGCcgaataactaataaaccgaaactacctattaaagtccatacacataaattacatacatactacataggtacttaatttatactttatttaaaaattatgatttattttattattattatgtgttaaattaattaattgtttgatttattataaagtaattttatacgtAAGCTTatcggtttttatttttaaggtacGTGGTAGtagaagagaaaaaaaaatacgttacataaaatgtatattatgtacaatgtaggtatataaaatataacagagccataaaaattaaatatttatagtttcgaTAATTTCGGTTATAATATCTAGTTAATCACTTTTATCTTTgtccttataagttataaccgaTGGACAATGGGTTGTCCCTAATAAACGAAGTTAAATTGCCAaagattaatacattaattcgGAATTATACCAATTTTTCTCCATTAAATGGTTATTCCTTTTAAACGGATTTTACTTACCTATCTTCTCCATCGTAAccgtaattaaatattaacaatggtttgtcaattattattattttcttgatgACTCAAATctaatgaaacaaaattaatgatatagtCCAGGGGTGGTAAACCTTTTGAACACTACGTGCcaaaaattaccttttttttttttagagcgtGCCATAGATTTCCCTAATATAGTCATATtgattgtaaatatacattgtataatgtatatttttttctttgtttttttttttattatttgttgtacaatttgtgaaattatttttataataagtacaagTCGGAAAAGTtgttaataacatttacaaaTAAGTAATCATTGAGACAGTAGTCATGATCGAAAAAGCCAACCATTGTTGGGACTTCggaacaatatatgtataattggtaaattcggtacctataataatactatatcaatatgtattaattataattaagaactaattaacttattattagttattagatacatctatatttatttataatattgaatgtagtttaaaaaaaccactGGCCACATTGgagctgaaaataaaattacataatatgtaataacatatatacataatattatataggtatgtactttattattttgtactattccctatggtatatttaatattcatgcgTGATGAgtgttaataaactaaaagtaatcaaattttaaaaagagctttttgttaaacaaatatttattcagaTTTTGAgtgtagaaattaaaaaatgagcaTACTAATTTTACTTTTGCTAAAAATCccatactttaattttagtaactggtttttactattattaacaagctattatcttataatgaaatgaatggtattttaaaatcaatacaataaaaacgtattaatacattttaagtagtCTAACAAACGTCGacaatttaaagttaacattaatcattattagttCAATCAATtacactttataaaaataataacgtttaatTTACGTGGTAggaaaaatacctatatataatttgtaataacagtgttagaaaaaaaaagtaatgaatTCGATATCAACCGTTTCTGTCTTTGTTTAACACACGTGAAACATAGATAATTAGACGTGTTTTTTGACAAACGTGCTGACAAACCTaagtattcattaatttagtgaatcaataaaaaatttaaaacaggtttgaatttaaactggtatttttacgcaaaaccagttttcgaccaaatctatttttatatagttgtaacttaaaaattaatcactgtaaatacttgaaattttcatcaaatgtttatattaatgtgatctatatacagttaaattttcaaaatatctttgagttatttatagacaaatacaattttcgatttttcagataatttttttttgaagtgtcaatgaaaattttttggcccagtcaaaatactttaaaatttaataaaaagtttctcatagttattcttatagtgattaaaaaattataagaatacataggcacaatttttttttattagcatttgaagttcaaatatttacaaaatttcgtcaaaatcatgaatatttgcaaattattttgtaaatataattcgtaaaaattgttgtataagtagctaagagttgaaaattgaatacaaaattttccataattttagcttacaattattataaaagaacttaaatttttgtgtattcaggccattaaaacataaaccatctTTTTCACCAACTCCTGAAAATTAAATCCTTACCTgtcaaatcatcttcgttcagaatcgtttttcgtatacaatattacctatcattggattcaaatttaacattcctataatatataataatgatccacaTGGCACCTAATGTatagcagagcggtacccacctACCCgcgttttataatagataataatttttttttttttttggtcactTATTTTCAGGGTTTCTTGacaattattgataatgaaTTATAGTAATTGACCGTGAATGGTGGttgttgatataaatatggtGACAAGGATAAATCGACGCAGTTCGTCGTCACTTTCAATGTTATACATTACGTTAACACTAATAACATTGCTAGTTGATTTAGCATATTGTTCTGTAACGTGTGGCCTTGGTATAAAATCAGTCGGAGGTAAGAAACTGCTgtctcttaaaatatttacgaatttgctatatattatctttaagtgaaaatgaaaattctcTCAGTAATATgctatgcaatttttttagtggatattttttggtattccaaataaatgatgttactaaataatatgattactaatttactatatcatgtaatttatatcttatatgtCATAATTAGTTTCTGCAAAcaccatttattattgttcaattttaatagttttaataaatttgaaaaataaaaattgtgtctattgccataaataaaatctaaatcatcaatttatataaatcataatattattgtaaaatatacaaactatCTTCGTACCTATTCTGTGTTCTGTTCGatgagtacaataataatttcaaaacagtattacatctaaaaatatatttaactcatTTTCGTATGATATTtagttgaaacattttttcttttataaatcgaTTACATAAATTGTCAACTTAAAACTTTGCCagattactaataaattattgtattattttatatttatatagtcaataaaaattttataatatatattaactaataaatgataattctgtgtatattgttatgaaaattataggtacGGTCCCTAGTGGTGACATAGTACTAGAATATGGCAGTGGCGTTCCCTTGGAAATCACATGCATCTTGCAATCCGATACCATAATAGTGCAGAATTTATTTCGTGAACGAatagatagtaataataaaaccaaatttcCAAGCCACAGGATCGTGTTTTATAAGAATGCTGAAATCGTACCAAGTCAATATGTGACAATCGTCAACTCAACAGCAGCTCTACTACGTATCCCAAACCCCCCAGCTGGTcgaaatacctattattgcaCACTATTACTTGATTACGAACTTCGACAAAATGACAGTTATGCTAATTCCGATGGCGATCACTCGTCTACTACACTATCTAGTGATTCATCTACATTGCCACCAGTACAACCTGCAACTACTAGCTCGACCACGGATGGATCTCATCAGCTGGGATCACTACTTGGCGTATGTTTGAATACAGTCTATGTTGGATGTAAGTTAACCACAAAATttaaacctattttattttaattgtacgttagatcataattataacaataacttttataacttGACGACTTTTGGATTGTTGATGACTTAAAAACATTGTTCTATTCCTACTTTAtttgtctatatttttttcttacgtatattcattttataaggctgaaaacaataatatcttaccacgttaaaaatattttaaaaatcattgcgTGTTCCTATATAGTCATAATACGGTagaaagtaattataaatatatataatatgtagattattCAAATGAGATTGGAATAAagattgaattattttgttacaaaagtttttttatcatgatcaatcaataatcaatcaaaatgattaattttaaatgtgaatGAACTGTCTACACTAAATGAGTTTGAGGAAATGATTAATTGCTATTACCGCAATATACGACTATATCTTATATTCAAGACTTAAATTGtacaagaatttaaaaatcagtttaaaataatatttacttagatAAACCTGAAATCATAAGAAATTTTACATGTATCTCTGAGAATTGGGTCAATTTGAGGTGCAATTGGAGTACATCAGAAAACCCAATCAGAACCacttataagttgttattCAGATTACCCGGTCGTGCTGGAGGCAGGTAATGTATtacaactattaataataatattttttatttataaaatactacttttatttatttatagaatctTTATAAATTGTCCAACGGATTCAGATATCAGAGATAACAATTGCTATTGggatttttatactaaaccgATGTATAGACAAGCTTACGAGTTTTACGATTTTAGATTAAACGGTCAAAATGCTTTGGGAAATGTATCTACATTCTTCAACTTTCATCATTACGCTaacagtatatttaaataataaaattatattttactttatgaacacattattatgcaacaatttacattatttaatcttactttttttttaatatttagttattccTGCGAGTCCTATAAATATAACCGTGATCGAAAAAACAGAATCGAGTGTTATGTTTAAATGGTCTGTAGGAACAATGACAAACTTTCCACGTGATCTAATTCATAAGATCGAATATAAGTCACAATGGGATTCCAATCCTGAACAATGGCATGTGAGTGTTCGGACATCcactaatgaaaataaaaattataaaatggttaCAATTGTTTTCAGTCTGTAAATATAAGCGACGAGTGTAATGCGCCAATACTAtccaataaaacaaattcattTCTGTATGATATGAATTGCCAAGAACgtgataatgatttttattattttaatgtcactGGGCTAAAATATCCATTCACACATTACGATTTTCGCATATACGTACGCTCTTCGCTTGCCCGCGGAGAGGATAAATGGTCTCTTCCTGGTTGTATAACTCTGAAAACAAAATCTTCAAGTgagttaatacttaaataatctattttattgattttattttataaatactaatattggGTTGCTCAAATGCATTCGTAAGacatatcttataaattaaatggatATCgcattaatatagtataaaaatattagtaatcatTTTGTAcctatgcaattattataattcgccatttcataatatgatgtatagttCCAAAAAGACCTCCAAGATCTGATCTTGGTATCTTTGATTGTATTACGTCACGAACCGATAAAACAAAAAGagatatattcatttattggcAAAGAATTGATGATAGTGAAAAATGTGGTGACTCGTTTGAATACCGTGCTTACTACACTTCAAACATAATGCCAAACGAAACCACGTAAGTGTCGTTTAtggtttcttatttttttttttttttgttatttttaaatccatactattattttgtttaaaattatagcatTCACTATAGCAATGAAATATATGAAAGTTATGCCAAGTTTCAAGGACTCAATACTTCGGTTGGTTACAACTTTACAGTGTATTCATCCAACAATCAAGGGTTGTCAACAGattattcaacaatttacGTACCTAGTGAATCAGAGAGtaaaaatttgagaaatatACCGTTTTTTGATACGTACATTTTAGACTTTTGTTGGTTACTAGGACTTGAAAAACCAATATTACTGacaaaaatagtatttgaTCAACAAGGTGTTTTTGAACTATCCTGGAAAAATGCTGGTACTACTAAACTATCCACTGCCGatgaagataattattatacattattctgGTGTGAAAATGTTAAGGGTCATCCGCACCAGTGtaatgtaagtaaaataataaaaagaatatcTACTAAACTGAGATACACCGGAATTGCTAATTAACCCTGTATTTTATAGGGTTATGTGAACTGGACGCATGTCCCTGGTTCAGAATTTCGCTACAATGTcactatattgaattataatgttaaaaaccaTTATCAATTTGCAATAAGTGCTAACAGTCGCCGTTTACTAAGTAATGAAACCAATTGttatcataaaaacaatagtaacAGTAGCGGAATGGTGTGGGAATCgtgtacaatacaaaataatataagtataaaaatttattatttttgtagtttgtaataaatcttataattgAACTTATCGATTTTCATTTTGTACCTATCTATCTGTTTGTGGTTGTATAGCTTCTAGAAAGGTTGAGAACGTTTGGGTTAGTATAATCGGCTCGACTTTTATTGGTTTGAAGTGGAATATTAACTGTACCGACAGAATCGGTTTGGTTGgtgaatatcaaatattttattgttccgTTGCTTCCGTAAACAGTAACATGTGCAATGGTAAGAAttcgtattaataatttaatgttagcataacaatatcataattttattagattaagattatttaattttctatcatTGAAAAGATtagatagaaaatattaaattagttacctTATTCTGTAGCAAAATTCTGATTATCTATTGCCTTAGtgcatatattatctattttgatAGTTTTACCTATAGACTTGTTTCTTTATAATTCGtgtaagataaaaaatttaatattataattacattaggtacctattcaatattcatgaCACATCAATACTCAAACTTTCATGAATAAGATAGATAGGtagtaatacttaaataatcagtagaaattatgaatacatttatataataatttaatttaatttttgtccaaatattatttagtatttagtaaatatctGTATAACAtcggaaaaatattatagagtaaattttcacaaaaataatgttgtacatacagtattataataacgttaaagcagttaaaataatatggtgtaTGGAAATAAGAATACACCAGTGAGCTCATCTGtccagtaaaatataattttaaaaaaaatagttaattattcaaatgaaattaaaaatgaagtgCCTGTATTTTCGTATGCTTGTAgcttataggtacataaaaaaaaaaataataaaaaaaaacaaaataagtaaagTTGGTGTTAAAATGTTAGAAAAACTTTTCAAAACATATATCTACcagtattgtttatttaatatattggttGGAATTTGTTGGAGCCTCCTATTTACTTAGGTATTCCACTATTAACTTAGTACTACTAATACCAttactatcattatatttcataccaataaaaaaatgttatataataaggttatgttattatttataagattttttatactatcttattataatttacaattactatgaaatatttatctattttatattgcagGATCTATGTTGTCCAAAACAATAAGCAGAGAAGCAGCACAAAAAGAAGGAGGTTTTACATTAGTAACGAATCTTAAGCCTAAtactacgtatattatttcaataacaattaGTACAAATTATGGCAAAGGAATACATAGTGATCCTTTACTAGTTACCACATTAGGCTTAGGAGGAGGTTGGTATTTTAAACAAGAATATTCCAAATTTATACatcaattaatgaaaaatagttttttatgcaTGAACCGTTAGTGGTAgctcatttataatatagcgattttcttattttaatatattttttattgtgtaacaAATTAGGTGCACCTATACAATTTGACTTCACTTACTAAGAACTTCAACATTACTTCGCGTTCAATTACAATACGCAAGAGTTCCAACATACCTAGATTGTAGGTAGTGTATTAGTACTTCGTCTATGAAGCATCCTGCAAACGAGTAATGACAACATTGTATCTTATGTAGTTTTATGTAGTATACAATCATGAAACCTATTTTGACTTCTTCTATCACACtctctttaaatttataatcaatatagtttaactatttatgtataattttttttatttttttttattgttttatcacagagcacaatatatataaaaatatatttgatacaaaatattttatactaaaatacaatataccaaatgatatataaatacctatagtataatgtataatattttgcttaatatattatacctatattttaatattataatggtatattgtataaattaaataccacaaaatagtatttagaCTTGAGTAATTTACTACttgaataagaatatataactttaataaatttttaaattttaattatgtagatttaagttattttatatttttcacaaaaataaaatattttttaaaaatgtaacattattattattttcattaaaatcatatgaTTAGAATAGTTGGATGCTTAAcggtacaatacaatattatattatacactatacccTTTTCTATCATTTTTAGCCACAAAACCaaagaaacttgaaacattttGCGAAACCCTAATTTTTTTCGTCTTAACACAAAGAGAGTTAGATCTCGTTCGTCGTTTAAACCGTACCTAGTTTAAATTTCTTGATGTTGGCACTCGGAACCTTTGGGTTCCGCTAAACACCTGTTGGGAAACACAGCATTCTAACTTCTAATAGGCTGAAATAAGAAAATCTTATTATAGATGCCTACTACCACAATACATTGGTATCATCATAATGGTACCAACTCATCTATGTACATGAAATTTCAAGATCTCCAtggaaataagaaaaaaagaaaactgaATAAAATCAACACTGATCATAATAACCATTTGGCAATATCCAgactattacttatataaactaCCTACACGAAAAATAAACCCGCAACAGGGTCGCATTaaggtcaaaaataaaataattaatttttgaataatttatacgtttaaaatattagggaGAACCAGGAACAAATGTTAAAGAGTTGAAATTATCATGTTCAATTTATCTTTTTGTGATAATATAACTGAAAGGaggaaataaacaaatttttaacactACATGCATTGATGTAATGATAGATATTAAACTAATGAATACAAGCATGTgacattgtataaaaaatgttagccattttatttaaacgtaaaagaacttcataatataatatataaatttaaataagaatacatacataaagCCAAGTATTATCTGTATACAAGATTACTTACAAAATACTCGTAAgaacaacattaaaaaagtcggcaattgggtaccgctctgctgtacat
Proteins encoded in this region:
- the LOC114126087 gene encoding cytokine receptor-like produces the protein MVVVDINMVTRINRRSSSSLSMLYITLTLITLLVDLAYCSVTCGLGIKSVGGTVPSGDIVLEYGSGVPLEITCILQSDTIIVQNLFRERIDSNNKTKFPSHRIVFYKNAEIVPSQYVTIVNSTAALLRIPNPPAGRNTYYCTLLLDYELRQNDSYANSDGDHSSTTLSSDSSTLPPVQPATTSSTTDGSHQLGSLLGVCLNTVYVGYKPEIIRNFTCISENWVNLRCNWSTSENPIRTTYKLLFRLPGRAGGRIFINCPTDSDIRDNNCYWDFYTKPMYRQAYEFYDFRLNGQNALGNVSTFFNFHHYANIIPASPINITVIEKTESSVMFKWSVGTMTNFPRDLIHKIEYKSQWDSNPEQWHSVNISDECNAPILSNKTNSFLYDMNCQERDNDFYYFNVTGLKYPFTHYDFRIYVRSSLARGEDKWSLPGCITLKTKSSIPKRPPRSDLGIFDCITSRTDKTKRDIFIYWQRIDDSEKCGDSFEYRAYYTSNIMPNETTIHYSNEIYESYAKFQGLNTSVGYNFTVYSSNNQGLSTDYSTIYVPSESERLEKPILLTKIVFDQQGVFELSWKNAGTTKLSTADEDNYYTLFWCENVKGHPHQCNGYVNWTHVPGSEFRYNVTILNYNVKNHYQFAISANSRRLLSNETNCYHKNNSNSSGMVWESCTIQNNITSRKVENVWVSIIGSTFIGLKWNINCTDRIGLVGEYQIFYCSVASVNSNMCNGSMLSKTISREAAQKEGGFTLVTNLKPNTTYIISITISTNYGKGIHSDPLLVTTLGLGGGAPIQFDFTY